The Panicum hallii strain FIL2 chromosome 5, PHallii_v3.1, whole genome shotgun sequence genome contains the following window.
TAGCAGACCACAGATAAGAGCACATCGGGacatttctcttttttttctctttttttttagaGGAACATGGAGCTTTGACAAAATGTAGTAGTAACTAGGAATTTGACATCATGCATTTCATATGCACTATCTcactttttttcttcttttgtgtGACTTGTATTGAGGGTTGATTTAGAGCTTAAATGTGAGTGCATTCTTGGCAGGAACATACATATGTGACTTTGCTTACTACGCGATCAGATGCCTTTTATGATCTCAAAGATTCCAGGTGAGTTAACAAATAAATGACTCGGCATAATTCTAATGTCACGAGGTGCCTGAGTGCGCGTTGCTTAAAATTGAACTGAGATCAACTATTCTTTTGTGAACAATGTCTTAGGTCCCTCATTCAAAATGTTCTCTTGAAGTCAAATGTCCTCATCGAAGTCCAAAGATCTTTACATGAGAGTGCGCTGCATGTTGAGGATCTCCCAATCGATCTGTCTTCTCAATCTGCATCCCAGCCTCCGCAGTCATCTCAAGACATGAGTTCCCAATCTTTATCTTCTGAAATGACAATTGGAGGACCGGCTGGACTCTGGCATTTTATATACAAAAGCATTTACCTTGACCAGTATGTATCATCTGAATTCCCCTCATCCATTAGCAATCAAAAGCAGCAGAAGAGGTATGTATATTGATGACACTACATATTCATTTCCATAGTAGTCAATCTTCTTAGTAAGGCAACTTCACATGTGCAGATTGTACAAAGCTTACCAAAAACTGTATGCCTCCATGCACGATAAAGCAACAGGTCCACACAAAACTCAATTCAAAAGAGATGAGGATTATGGTGAGTCATCTTTAGCACCCAAAAACTCAAGTCCCACTATTCGGAAGCACTAGCAACAAAATAGTTCCATAGTACAGAAAAAATGTAATTCACTGTTAGTAATTCTGGATGCTCAAGCTATTCTATAAAGCACATACATTCTAGTATCCACTCACATGACACCAGGATTGCGATATCTACCTATCAAGGTCAGATGAACTAAGTCATTATATCGTAGTGACATAACTATGGACAAAACTGTGAGAACTGTGCAGTACACATGTTTGCATTGACTTGTGTCAGTGTCTGCGTATAGAGCTGAAGCAGACTTAAGAGTTTATATTGACTGACACTGTACATAGTGCATTGTTCTAGTGGTTAGGCTTTGTGGATGTTTAGTGAAATGTTTAATTCATTCTATATGTCAGTTATGTTTCTACATAGAGGAGGAAAGTGGAGTATTATGTTCAACTTCAAGTATGTCCTTGTGGGACCCATATAGATTCTACCCACTCCCAAGTGTCTGTATCTTGCTGATATCGTGGATTGTCCTGCAAGCAGAAATATAGGGCGGGAGAACAGGGAGCCTGTGATATCTAGGGGATAGTTGCAAATAGATACCAATTTATAGGTTGCTGTTCTTTTCTGCCGTGACGCTAGTTAGTGCAAATAGTGATAAAGAATACCTGTGTATGGCATCGCAATTGTGAGATGAACATTAGCATCACATGGTTCATCCTGTGCATATTGATATCAACTACTGGTACTATGATGCGCCAGAGAAATCATACACTATCAATAGAGTACATTCCCAGCCAAAGATGTCAAATTTGCTTGCTCATAATATTTGGCTATGTAATGTAACAACTAGTTCATTTACCTTTTCACTTTTCTTGCAGTTCTATTTTGCTGGATAACTCAGGATTTCGAGCTGTATGCAGCCTTTAATCCACTGGCTGATAAGGTTGGTGCTTGTACATTCTGGTTTTTTTTTGTGGTGGGTGTggttttgtgtgtgtgtgttggggggggggggggggattagCGCAGGACTGCTGTCCTAGTCCTTGTTTATGGCTTAGGGCGAATTGATTAATTGCAGGTGGCATGTGCGGTTATATAGCTCATTAGTGATCTAACTTGGATTATACTTACTTGCAGACCCAAGCAATCAAGATGTGCAATAGAGTATGCCAATGGGTGAGGGATTTAGAAAATGAGATATTCGTATACGGGGAAAGCGCCCTTTCCTGGTGATATATTGTCTTGTGTGTAAGTTGATATGTCTATGTTATGTCTTTTACTGAAAGTTTTTGATGATTGATGTACTTGTACCGGCACAGGCAGTACCATCATTGTTGGGGAGGTAAATGAGGGACTGGGTTTGTCAGTCTTTGACATTTTCTCAGAAGAGGTATCCGTTTCTTTTTTTTGGCTGTGAATTGGGATCTTTTCTTTTTGATGGCTGCGCAGATTCTGTAATTTAGTTGGCAGGCCGTTGAGTTGTGTTGGCGCCTCCTAATCAGACAACTCCAGACCATGCACCATCGTCTCTCTCGCTTGAGTATAACAAAGGTTCGTCTggaaggaaggaaagaaagaaagccaGACATCCATCCATCGCATTGCGATGAATGCGAATTTCTTGTAACAAAAGACGCGTTGCCAACCTAAAAATCGGAGCAGAGAAGAGAATAGAACAAAATAGATAGATTATTGTTATGATGCAAATGCTGCAGGAGGAGAAAGACAAAGCACTCCACGTCAGAGGTGGGCGCCCCCGCCAGCCGCTGGGCTGGGGTCTCCCCTGCCCATTGTTCGTCCACGTGGCCGTCCCCCACTGGCCAGGAGGCCCGCCCTATCATCTTGGTATTGTCGGGCGGCCCGCCCTGTCATTTTCTCTGTGCTGGTATTGTTGTCCGTGCTGTTGGTTGGGATGTGGGACTGTTACCACTTACGGCTGCTCCCGAGCGATCACTTATCTAATTATCtaaggacggagggagtatactGCAAACAACAACAGAACAGCAGTATCGGATCTTATTTAGTATTCAGGGACAAACAACAGGACATTTAGGGTATCAGATCAGATCAGCAGCATTAGCTAACAAGCTAGTATATAGGTAATTGCAGAGCAAAAATCAAGCATCCCCAATCCCAATCCTCTCTTGTGTGGCTGCCTTTGCTTTGTTCGGATTGAAGCGGTCGTGTCGCCACCGGCAGATTATCCGGCCGCTCTCTCCTGTCTTGTCTCCAGCAGCTGCTTGTATTCCATCCCATCCTTCGGCCGCGGCCAGCCTCCAATCCCGGCCTCGGGTGCCCTGGGGGTGCTATATACAGCTGCCACTGCCACTGACTTGGCCATCTTTCCTAGCAATCCACACGTACGTACACCGACCGGCTACGTCCACTCTACTACTCTCTCGCAAACCATAATGCCGGTGAGCAGGATCGCCGTGGGCGCTCCGGGCGAGCTGTCGCACCCCGACACCGCCAAGGCCGCCGTCTCCGAGTTCATCTCCATGCTCATCTTCATCTTCGCCGGCTCCGGATCCGGCATGGCCTTCAGTGAGcacatccatccatccatctctCTTCATCTGCTTCCATCTTGCATTGTACTGCATTCTTTTTATTTATAATTATTACCACGTGCAGGCAAGCTcaccgccggcggcgccaccactCCCGCTGGCCTCATCGCCGCATCTCTGGCGTACACCCTGGCCCTCATCGTCGCCGTCTCCGTCGGCGCCAACATCTCCGGCGGCCACGTCAACCCGGCCGTCACGTTCGGCGCCTTCGTGGGCGGCAACATCACCCTCTTCAAGGCCGTCGTCTACTGGGTGGCGCAGCTGCTCGGCTCCGTCGTGGCCTGCCTTCTCCTCAAGATTGCCACCGGCGGGGCGGCCGTGGGCGCCTTATCGCTGTCCGCCGGCGTGGGCGCCTGTAACGCCGTCGTCTTCGAGATCGTCATGACCTTCGGCCTCGTCTACACCGTGTACGCCACCGCCGTGGACCCCAagtgtgacatccaggtaataagattcataaaaaaATTAAACCTTGGATATAATGGGTatagatgttaagggtgtattgGAAAATTTTTATGTTTTATAAGTCCTTATGTGTAAAATGTGTGCTTTGATATGATtatataagcccttaagtaagggtaagggcctatgtgtaaaaagtaTAAGAGATAGGGTCATTTGTGTAAAAAGTTGAGaagtaaaagtaatttttatgtttacttaaggacttatttgtaaaattacttATCATCATGACCTATCATGAATAATTGCAAATTTATCAAAAATTTAGTCAAGTTTCCGTTTGGTAAGGACGggagtaatttaaattttacctcaTCTAAAATTCAACTTATAaggttgtaaactttgagtttttgaatttgagtcttaaagcaaaaatgtagagcttgaaaaactctacaacttttatgttggactttttctcagaaaacccctagatcaatgggaatttttagtttatAAGCAGAACCCTGAACTTTTCAGATTTTGCAAATCGGTCCctgatctcttttccccttc
Protein-coding sequences here:
- the LOC112894457 gene encoding probable aquaporin TIP1-2, with protein sequence MPVSRIAVGAPGELSHPDTAKAAVSEFISMLIFIFAGSGSGMAFSKLTAGGATTPAGLIAASLAYTLALIVAVSVGANISGGHVNPAVTFGAFVGGNITLFKAVVYWVAQLLGSVVACLLLKIATGGAAVGALSLSAGVGACNAVVFEIVMTFGLVYTVYATAVDPKKGDLGIIAPIAIGFIVGANILAGGAFDGAAMNPAVAFGPAVVTGVWENHWVYWLGSFVGAAIAALVYDIIFIGQRPHDQLLTTDY